GAGTTGTAAACAAAACGGAACTGGCTGTAGAGTTTATTCCCCTAAACCAATCCTTTTCTTTTGTATCCTCAAGAAGGACAGGATCATAAACACCCGAGTTGTTAATGAGAGCATCGAGCCGACCAAAAACAGATTTGATCTTATCCACGACAGCGATCGCTTCGGCCTGCCGCGAAAGATCAGCTTGCACCCTCAAGACTTTTCTTTCTTTTGCCAATAATTCCTGTTCTAAAGAAATTGCCTCTTTTTCACTCCTATAGTAATGGATAGCAACCGCCCAATTTTCATCACTTAGTTTTCGACACAAATAGGCTCCTAAACCCTTTGCCCCTCCAGTAACCAATATCACTTTCTGCTGCTCTGCCATTATTCTATCCGTTCTCTTTAGGGATTAGCTCAAAATTTTCCCTGTTGTAAATTATTTCTACTTTATTCATCTTACTCTCATGATGTCTACACCGTATTTCCCCATAAAAGTTTTTCTTTCCCATTCCTTATCGGAATGGGAACAAAGAAAATATAACTGCCTAGCTCAAGGAGAAATCGATCCCATATTTCATTATACCACTGCAGCGCAATCTCATCTTTGGAAACAACTTTTTGAACTCTATTCACCATTTTCAAGAGAAAACGGAAGAGAATTTTACAAAAATTGCTTTAAAGAAATATCTCAGACAATTCCTTCATCTTTTCCCTACGAAATTGTCAGTCTTGGATGCGGCAGTGGAGAAAAAGACCATCTGCTGCTTAAAGAACTTATGCCTTCGTCTGTAGATCTTTGGTGGACAGCTATAGACACTAGCCTGCAACTCCTTTTGGAAGCCTGTATCCACTGCCCTTTAAACATAGAAAAAATCAACCCCATTTTATCGGATATCCTCTGGGAAGATACCTTAAAAGTCTTAAAAATAACAAACTCACAAAAAAGGATTTTTACCCTTTTTGGCGTTCTTCCCAATATTGATCCCTTTGTCCTTTTTAAAAGTTTAGAAACTGTTTTGTCTAAAGAGGATTTTTTGATTTTAAATGCGCATCTGGCACCCGTTAAATCTGAATCTCAACAAGATTATATCGAAGGCATAGAGTCGATCCTCTATCAGTATGATAATAAAGAAACTCGGTTGTGGCTGACCGAAGTTCTTCGAGATTGGGGAATCGAGAACAAGACTGAATTATTCAACATTTCCTTCAGCATGCATAAGAATTTTTTTCGCATTGAAGCAACAGTTTATTGGAAAGAAAATGGACGGCTTGTTCTCGGACAGGGCAAAGAACTGAAAATGGTCAAAGGAAGTCCCCTGCGTTTATTTTTCAGCTACCGGTTTACACCCGAAAGACTTGAAGAATTTTTTTCCCATTGGTCATTTAGAGTCATTAACCGCTGGCTATTCTCCAATAAAGAAGAAGGGATATGGCTTTTGCAACGGATATAGACGCCAAGGGGATCAATTTTCCGTTTCTAATTGAATTTTCTTTTTATTGATGAAAACCCAAACCCCTTTTTTAAAAGTTCTGGATTTCTTTTCCAAAGACCAAGGATTTATCCCTGGAAAAGAAAGATCATAATAAATTTTGATGAAAGAAGAAAACCGGGGAAAATTCTTTTTTCTATTCAAAAGATGTTCAATTAAGAGATCACAAGGCAGGTTTTCTAGATGAGATAAGGACGGGAGAGAATAAGAAAGGATAAGAATTTTCTTGTTTTCGTTATTTACAAGGCAATAAAACTGTCCATCTTTATTTCCTTTAAAAGCAATATCCAAGTTGTTATCGTCTTTCCAGTTTAGTTCTCTATTGGCTTCAATGAGGTTTTCTCCTAATCGCCATTGCCCTTGCTGAAAAGCAAGATAGGGGCAATGAGGGGGTATGAAAAGATCTTTCTGCAGAATAGCAAGCAGATGTTCGTTTTCTGCCGACTCTAATGTATCCAGGATCCAATAACTGTTTTGGTTTTTTACAACGATAAGATGACCGGAATCAGCTTGGGCAATGTAAATCCAAGGATCGAAAGGATGCCTAAGTATTTTCATATCCGGTACGGCAATGATACCGCTTGGAATTTTTGCCGAAAAATCGATGAAAACAATCAGAGCCCAAAGAAAAAACCGATTAATAGTGTTGAAAAAAACCGCTATGGAACAAGAAAAGAACCCTCCAATGGCCGATATTGAGCCAAGAAAAACAATGATTTCAGCTATCGGAACAGCAATAATGTTGTTGAAAATCCCTATCCAGCAAAGTGAATGAAAGAAGAAAAATTCGCAGGGTAATGCCCCAAGCCATGCTGCAAGCGAAGTTGAAAAAAGAATAGCTCCTATTTTTCCCATCTTATCCGTTACACGCTTCCTTACAGGAGCTAGGGATTGAGGAATATAGGGGTCGAGCCTGAATGGATAATATAAAAGATTAAACAGGGGCTTAGAAAGAAGAAGAAGAGATAAAACTACCGCATAAGAAAGTTCCAAGCTTATATCCATGACTGAAAGTGGATCATAAATCAAAAAAGCGAATAAACTTACTGACCAACCATTAAGGCCAGAGACTTTCCTTTTCAGGGCCCATCCTACAGTGCAGTAAATGCAAGCGATGCTAGCTCGGACTACACTGGCTCCATTGCCTGAAACAGCGCTGAAAATCAAAAGCAAGGGAATAAAAAGAAATGCATATTCCCACCGATTCTTTCCTATCCCCTGTAACAAAAACATTCCCATGCAAAGCAAAATCCCTACATTTTGACCGCTTACAGCAAAAAGATGATAAGCTCCAGCCTGTTTGAAAGCTTCAGCTTCTTTCTGGTCAAGTCCAGCTACATCCCCATAAATCATTCCGCAAAGCAGGGAAGAAAGTTTTTCTTCGGGAATACCCACCGTAAGATTCTCTTTAATCTTTCTTCTCACTGCCTCTATGAGCAGCCCTTCTGTACGATCTCTTTGAGGTATTGGAGTAAGAAAAGCCCCTTCTGAGAGCAGTTCAAACATAAGCCTTTTCGATAGGGTTAGTTTATAATAATCGATCTCTGCTGGATTTCTTTTCCTTGAAGGCAAAACGATTTTAGCCCTAAGTTCTATCGCTTGTCCCAAATAGAGTTCCCTATGAAGGTCAACGATCCGGCAGGATATTTTCTCTTTAAAAGGGACCTGTTTTTCTCCCATCCTAATCGCCTGGAGTTTGAGATGGAAAAAATGAGTATTATTCTTTTTTTGAGGAAAATTATCTATAATTCCTTGATAAAGAGGCTCTTTGAGTGTTTTGAGCATTTTATACTCTTTTATCCTTTGCATATTAAGCCAGAACCATTGGATTTTAGAGTGTAATAACCCAACAAAAAAAAGGCTTACCAGCAACAAAGGATATTGCCACTGTGATTTTTGCAGCTTAGTCCATAAGGCAAAGCTCAAAAACAAACAGCCCAAGGCGGTCATGCCTTTAAGCCAACCTTGGACTCCCCCATAACAACCAGCGGCAAAGACAACCACAGGGACCAATAAGGGAACTTTTTCTCTCTCCCTTTCTACATTTTCCACGCATTTTTTAGCAAAACACATGAATCTCGGCCTTTATTAATGAAGTAAGCCGAAAAGAGGGAGATCAGACTTTATTTTTTATGTTTTTTGCCCCAAAACCAAAACTGCGGCTTTTGCACACCCTGCATTTTCCTTAATTGGCAGCGTTCATTATACAGTTCGATAGTATGATGGGTCGGCCATGAAGGACCAAGGATCTTTTTTAATTCAATCAAGAAATTTTGTTCATTACTAGAGGATACAATCAGTTTTTCAAGCAGAGAGGAATCAATGCAGAGAAGTTCAAGTAGGGCTTTATCCCAATCATCTTGGATATATTCTGTTGGAGGCAACATTCCAGCATAAATCGCTTTTATTTTATCATACAACCGGGCTAAATAACAGATTGAACCTAATTTTTCCAAGTGATCTCTTAACTCCAGCTGCGGTGAATAACTTATTGGATATTTCAACTCTTTCCATCCCTTCCACCCTTTTTCCATCCAATAAGCCTGACTATAACCCATTTCTCCAAGGCTATAGGTGGCAAGCATCGACAGTTGGCCATCACCGCAATAACAAATCAGAGGAAAATCGGTTTGCTGAATGACATTTTCGATTTCCCACTCAATTTTGGCTCTTTCAATGGACAGCGCTCCAGGAATATGACCCCTAAACCATTCTTCTTTTTCTCTGACATCGATGACAATGGCTCGATTGTTCTGTATTCTTGCATAAGTTTCCTGGATAGTGATGCTTTTTAGCTTTTTTTTTATTTTTTCTAAGTAGTTCTGGAGTAGGAGATGAGATGAGACTGTATTCATTGAAGTCCCTTAAGGGAAAAGAACCCTTTTATTTTCTATTCTATGATTTTTGTATTCCGATAACAATGCTATCCTTAATAACGTTATGACTTCTTTTATAAGGTCTCATTTCTTGCGGCTTTTATTCTTTTAGACCACACCATAATCACCGCAACATCTGTAGGATTGACTCCGGGTATTCTTGCAGCTTGTCCAAAAGTTAAGGGTTTAATCTTCAGGAGTTTTTCTCTGGCCTCCTGCTTTAACCCTGGAATTTTTTCGTAATCTATATTTTCAGGAATCAAGGAGTCTTCAAGTTTTTGACGTTTCAAAATCAACTCCCTTTCCCGTGCTATATAGCCCGCATATTTTATCTCACATTCGATATGCAAGGCCACCTCTTTCGGAACATTTTGAAATTCCTGGGGAAGATCATTCCAGCTACATTCGGGCCTTTTTAGAATTTCTTCTAAAGTCATTCCATTGTGTCGATACTTCCTTATTTTCTGAAAGGTTTCTTCTATCATCCTCTTTTTTTCTTGAACACGAAGTAACCTGGACTTGGGAACTAGTCCCATTTCATATCCTATTTCTGTAAGTCTCAAATCGGCATTGTCTTGGCGAAGCAAAAGCCTATGTTCAGCCCTGGAAGTAAATATTCTATAAGGTTCTCTTATGGGTTTTGTCGTTAAATCATCAATAAGGACTCCTATATAGGCTTGGTCCCTGCCCAACACGAGAGGAGGCTCATTTTGGATTTTTCTTGCGGCATTGATTCCGGCCATTATACCCTGTGAGGCGGCCTCTTCATAGCCTGTTGTTCCATTAATCTGCCCAGCGAAAAACAGCCCTTCAATAGCTTTTGTTTCCATCGTCGGGTATATCTGGGTTGCCGGGCAGTAATCATATTCAACTGCATATCCTGGCCTAATAATCTGGCAGTGCTCAAGTCCTTCAATGGTATGTATAAACCGATCTTGAACCTCAAAAGGCAAGCTTGTTGAACAACCATTGACATAATATTCTTCGGTGTGTTTACCTTCTGGCTCTAGAAAAATCTGGTGTCGCTCTTTATCTGCAAACCGAACAATTTTATCCTCTATCGAAGGACAATACCTTGGCCCAATTCCCTGGATCTCTCCGCAGTAGAGAGGTGATTTATGCAAATTTTCTTTTATTATCTCATGAGTCCTGGCATTTGTATAAGTAATAGCACAAGATAATTGTTCCACGTGGAACATTCCCCCTTTCCATCGATTAAGCGAATACATGCCTTCTTCATCCATGTCGATATCAGCTAAAGCAAAAGAAAAATGTGGGGGAGGATTGTCTCCGGGTTGAATGGTGCACTTGGAAAAATCGATCGATTTCCCGTTTACTCGAGGAGGAGTTCCAGTTTTAAGCCGACCCAGTTCAAAACCATATTTTCTTAAAACATCCGAGAGACTACTTGAAGACTCCCCCATTCTCCCTCCCGTTTTTTTATTCATGCCTACATGGAGCAAGCCTCTTAAAAATGTTCCCGTTGTAATAATGACTGCAGCCGCATAGATGACAATACCCAACTCAGTAACAATCCCTTTTATTGTATTTTCCTTGATTATAAGATCAGCAACGGAGGCCTGGAAAAGATCTAGCCGAGCTGCTCTTTCACATACCGCTTTGAGTCTAAACTGATAGGCTTTCTTGTCGCACTGGGCTCGAGGTGCTTGAACGCTATAGCCTTTTCTCATGTTGAGCATGCGAAACTGTATCCCTGTCAAATCCGTATTAATACCCATCTCACCTCCTAAAGCATCAATTTCTCTAACAAGATGACCTTTGCCAATACCTCCAATAGAAGGGTTACAGGACATCTGTCCTATGGTATCGAGGTTCATGGTGAGCAATAGTGTCTGGCAACCCATGCGAGAAGAGGCTAATGCAGCTTCTATTCCCGCATGTCCCGCCCCAACCACAATTACATCGTATTTCTTAGAGTATTCCATTTTTTTAAACTATCCCTACAACAACAATCTAAAGGTTTTATCCTTTTCTGATTTGTTCCATCTCTGCTTCAACGGCATTCTTAAATATAACTAATAAATTTTATTCTTTGATTATTTTATTAACCAATAGCTTGATTTTAAACCTACCACAGAACAGGGCAGATCTAGGCCAATCTAGCTCTTAATATGTTATATCTTTCCTCATTCAGACAACTCAGCTAATTGTACAGCCTCTTTCACTGATTTATCCAATTAATATTACATAATGAAATGCATAATTTTTTATGCATGGATAAAAAGAGTTGTCTTATCCTCTTGATTACGAAAGATTTCTGGGAATCATTTTCTTCTCACTCGATCATATTGTTGAAAAATGATCTTAATGGTCTTCATCTTCGTTTTAATGTTTAATCTCTTCATACAGAACCCATTACTCTTTTGTATCAAAAAATTTAACCTTGTCTGAATTTTATCGACTTATAATAAATAAATATGGGCAAAAACATGAAAAAAAAGGCTGAGGATTCAACCCTCGATCCTATCCCTTCTCTTTTTAGTGGAGAAGCTGAAAAGGCCATACTTGGCCTTATGCTGACTAATCCAGAACTGGTCATCGATCAAGTCATAGAAAGGCTGACTACAGATGATTTTTATGTCCCCGCCCACCGTGTTCTTTTTGATGTCATAAAAGATTTACATTTTAGAAATATTGTTATCGACCTTACCACCGTTCATCAATATCTGGTAGACCACCATCTTGAAGAGAAGATTGGAGGGCCATCTCTGCTTGCCGATCTCATTGCTTCTTTTGCAACCCATCTTAATCTAGAAGCCTATATCAAGATCATTAAAGACAAAAGCATATTACGCAAGCTCCATAGTGCAGCACTGAATATTGTACAAAATATTTATGAACATTCCCACTCGGTTACCCAAGTCCTCGATCAAGCTGAAAAGCGCATTTTCGAAATCACTGACCTGACTATCAGCCGCTCTATGGTTAAGGCTGCAGCAGAGATGCAGAAAGCGATCGATCTTATTGAGTGCTTTCATAATCATAAAAGAAAAGGCAGATTGTTTGGAATTCCTACGGGTTTTCATCAACTCGACCAGATTACAACAGGTTGGCAGAATGGGGATATGATTGTTTTAGCTGCAAGACCCGGAGTAGGGAAAACGGCATTGGGTCTGACATTTGCTTGTAAAGCCCTAAAAGAAAGATATGACCAGGATAAGGATCTTTGGATTAAACCTGGCTATGCCGTTGGATTCTTTAGTTTAGAAATGACCGCTGTTCAAATCATGTTAAGGTTTTTAGCGTCGATTGGCAGTGAAAGCTTACAAAAAATACGTCGAGGCGAACTTGAAGCTTCCAGTTTGGAAAAATTAAAAAGACTTGCTGAGGATGCCAAGGATTGGCCTTTTTATATCGATGATTCGAGTGATTTGACTATTCATCAGCTGCGTGCCAAAGCCCGAAGAATGAAAAACCAGTTTGGTATTGATTTAATCATCATCGATTATCTCCAACTTTTACATTCCGACTCTGAACAAGCAAAAGAAAATAGGCAGGTAGAAATTTCAGAAATATCACGGGGGATTAAAGCCCTAGCTAAGGAATTAAATATCCCCATCATCGTTTTGTCCCAGCTCAATAGAAGAATGGAAGAAGGAAAAAGCGAACCCGCTCTTCATCATTTAAGAGAGTCGGGTGCCATAGAACAGGATGCCGATGTTGTTCTTCTCCTTCACAAATTAGAAACAGAGCCGGGTGCAGATCTGTCAAAAATCCCTTACGTCATTCATGTAGCTAAACAAAGAAATGGGCCTACAGATAAAATCGACATTTTATTCAACTCCCCTTATACTCGATTTGATGATCCCTTAAAGCATGAAGCTGAAATGAGCTATGCCTAACAAAACCACTTTTTCTTTACAAAAATGATTCGATCGGACTTGTGGGCACAGCT
The DNA window shown above is from Methylacidiphilum caldifontis and carries:
- a CDS encoding SDR family NAD(P)-dependent oxidoreductase, which translates into the protein MAEQQKVILVTGGAKGLGAYLCRKLSDENWAVAIHYYRSEKEAISLEQELLAKERKVLRVQADLSRQAEAIAVVDKIKSVFGRLDALINNSGVYDPVLLEDTKEKDWFRGINSTASSVLFTTLASLPLLRLSGKGRIVNIGDSSCDRIGSREMALGYHLGKIGVYLLTKSFARENARYGITVNVVSPGYLENSQGLPPVSKMPAGRFGTFEDIWNGVKFFLDEKQDYVSGSHLIVSGGWNLR
- a CDS encoding L-histidine N(alpha)-methyltransferase yields the protein MMSTPYFPIKVFLSHSLSEWEQRKYNCLAQGEIDPIFHYTTAAQSHLWKQLFELYSPFSRENGREFYKNCFKEISQTIPSSFPYEIVSLGCGSGEKDHLLLKELMPSSVDLWWTAIDTSLQLLLEACIHCPLNIEKINPILSDILWEDTLKVLKITNSQKRIFTLFGVLPNIDPFVLFKSLETVLSKEDFLILNAHLAPVKSESQQDYIEGIESILYQYDNKETRLWLTEVLRDWGIENKTELFNISFSMHKNFFRIEATVYWKENGRLVLGQGKELKMVKGSPLRLFFSYRFTPERLEEFFSHWSFRVINRWLFSNKEEGIWLLQRI
- a CDS encoding ComEC/Rec2 family competence protein is translated as MCFAKKCVENVEREREKVPLLVPVVVFAAGCYGGVQGWLKGMTALGCLFLSFALWTKLQKSQWQYPLLLVSLFFVGLLHSKIQWFWLNMQRIKEYKMLKTLKEPLYQGIIDNFPQKKNNTHFFHLKLQAIRMGEKQVPFKEKISCRIVDLHRELYLGQAIELRAKIVLPSRKRNPAEIDYYKLTLSKRLMFELLSEGAFLTPIPQRDRTEGLLIEAVRRKIKENLTVGIPEEKLSSLLCGMIYGDVAGLDQKEAEAFKQAGAYHLFAVSGQNVGILLCMGMFLLQGIGKNRWEYAFLFIPLLLIFSAVSGNGASVVRASIACIYCTVGWALKRKVSGLNGWSVSLFAFLIYDPLSVMDISLELSYAVVLSLLLLSKPLFNLLYYPFRLDPYIPQSLAPVRKRVTDKMGKIGAILFSTSLAAWLGALPCEFFFFHSLCWIGIFNNIIAVPIAEIIVFLGSISAIGGFFSCSIAVFFNTINRFFLWALIVFIDFSAKIPSGIIAVPDMKILRHPFDPWIYIAQADSGHLIVVKNQNSYWILDTLESAENEHLLAILQKDLFIPPHCPYLAFQQGQWRLGENLIEANRELNWKDDNNLDIAFKGNKDGQFYCLVNNENKKILILSYSLPSLSHLENLPCDLLIEHLLNRKKNFPRFSSFIKIYYDLSFPGINPWSLEKKSRTFKKGVWVFINKKKIQLETEN
- a CDS encoding rhodanese-like domain-containing protein, which codes for MNTVSSHLLLQNYLEKIKKKLKSITIQETYARIQNNRAIVIDVREKEEWFRGHIPGALSIERAKIEWEIENVIQQTDFPLICYCGDGQLSMLATYSLGEMGYSQAYWMEKGWKGWKELKYPISYSPQLELRDHLEKLGSICYLARLYDKIKAIYAGMLPPTEYIQDDWDKALLELLCIDSSLLEKLIVSSSNEQNFLIELKKILGPSWPTHHTIELYNERCQLRKMQGVQKPQFWFWGKKHKK
- the mnmG gene encoding tRNA uridine-5-carboxymethylaminomethyl(34) synthesis enzyme MnmG, whose protein sequence is MEYSKKYDVIVVGAGHAGIEAALASSRMGCQTLLLTMNLDTIGQMSCNPSIGGIGKGHLVREIDALGGEMGINTDLTGIQFRMLNMRKGYSVQAPRAQCDKKAYQFRLKAVCERAARLDLFQASVADLIIKENTIKGIVTELGIVIYAAAVIITTGTFLRGLLHVGMNKKTGGRMGESSSSLSDVLRKYGFELGRLKTGTPPRVNGKSIDFSKCTIQPGDNPPPHFSFALADIDMDEEGMYSLNRWKGGMFHVEQLSCAITYTNARTHEIIKENLHKSPLYCGEIQGIGPRYCPSIEDKIVRFADKERHQIFLEPEGKHTEEYYVNGCSTSLPFEVQDRFIHTIEGLEHCQIIRPGYAVEYDYCPATQIYPTMETKAIEGLFFAGQINGTTGYEEAASQGIMAGINAARKIQNEPPLVLGRDQAYIGVLIDDLTTKPIREPYRIFTSRAEHRLLLRQDNADLRLTEIGYEMGLVPKSRLLRVQEKKRMIEETFQKIRKYRHNGMTLEEILKRPECSWNDLPQEFQNVPKEVALHIECEIKYAGYIARERELILKRQKLEDSLIPENIDYEKIPGLKQEAREKLLKIKPLTFGQAARIPGVNPTDVAVIMVWSKRIKAARNETL
- the dnaB gene encoding replicative DNA helicase gives rise to the protein MKKKAEDSTLDPIPSLFSGEAEKAILGLMLTNPELVIDQVIERLTTDDFYVPAHRVLFDVIKDLHFRNIVIDLTTVHQYLVDHHLEEKIGGPSLLADLIASFATHLNLEAYIKIIKDKSILRKLHSAALNIVQNIYEHSHSVTQVLDQAEKRIFEITDLTISRSMVKAAAEMQKAIDLIECFHNHKRKGRLFGIPTGFHQLDQITTGWQNGDMIVLAARPGVGKTALGLTFACKALKERYDQDKDLWIKPGYAVGFFSLEMTAVQIMLRFLASIGSESLQKIRRGELEASSLEKLKRLAEDAKDWPFYIDDSSDLTIHQLRAKARRMKNQFGIDLIIIDYLQLLHSDSEQAKENRQVEISEISRGIKALAKELNIPIIVLSQLNRRMEEGKSEPALHHLRESGAIEQDADVVLLLHKLETEPGADLSKIPYVIHVAKQRNGPTDKIDILFNSPYTRFDDPLKHEAEMSYA